The proteins below come from a single Garra rufa chromosome 3, GarRuf1.0, whole genome shotgun sequence genomic window:
- the LOC141330918 gene encoding B-cadherin-like isoform X1, translating into MACVKILRLGVIVFLCQVLSCGYAEESTCAPGFESELFVFKVHRDHLHRGKRLGRVTFNNCDGRTRTLFESVDKRFDVNTDGTVTLKRQVTLHEGHKVFSVQAWDSNGKKYTASVKVERVHDAVVNISFSEMELPSDQVLTFPKSSTGLRRAKRGWVIPPFHVPEHSRGPFPMKLVQIKSDYALETQMVYTITGEGADQDPKGIFTVERLSGNLFVTQPLDREKKASYKLIAHAKARDVGGIEEKPMDIVVNVIDQNDNKPVFTQNPFNGHVHEAAAKDYEFMTVTATDADDPDTHNGIVNYAIISQDPPLPKSNMFDINVLSGTIRVRETGMDREQWPRYTLLIVAADMEGNGLSTTGTAVITITDSNDSPPQFEQTSYVASVPENRVGAVVAKLTVTDGDEVGSPAWSTKYRIISGDKGGFFNVSTGPSQLEGIITTVKPLDFEKTKQYILSVIVENDDPFVSSLPTSTATVTVDVQDVNEPPEFNPKEKVIFKPEDVAVDTELVIYTATDPDTGKTQKITYRMGDDPAGWLSVAPDTGVIKVRNLMDRESAYVKGGKYRAIVLAVDDDAASPATGTGTLLIELENVNDNPPVINERSIQICNRGSAPVLLSITDKDGPPFAAPFSVETQGETSKNWSTSMNDTSTGVYLQLKTQLEQGEYNVVLRVYDQHRLYQDSSIHASVCECTGEEVHCINKVAAGIPLSGVLGILGGILALLLLLLLLLLFMRKKRGTKKEPLLPEDDIRDNIYYYDEEGGGEDDQDYDLSVLHRGLDNRPEVFRNDVAPTFLAAPQYRPRPANPEEIGTFIDDNLKAADNDPTAPPYDSLLVFDYEGGGSDAGSLSSLNSSSSGHDQDYDFLNEWGPRFKKLADMYGGGED; encoded by the exons ATGGCGTGTGTAAAGATTTTGCGATTAGGAGTTATCGTTTTTCTTTGTCag GTATTGTCGTGTGGATATGCGGAGGAGTCAACATGTGCACCTGGGTTTGAGTCGGAGTTATTCGTTTTTAAAGTGCACAGAGATCACCTTCACAGGGGGAAAAGACTAGGAAGAG TTACTTTCAATAACTGTGATGGAAGAACAAGAACGCTCTTTGAGTCCGTTGACAAGCGGTTTGATGTGAACACGGATGGGACTGTAACACTAAAGAGACAAGTGACTCTTCATGAAGGTCACAAAGTGTTTTCTGTGCAAGCTTGGGACTCCAATGGCAAGAAGTACACTGCATCTGTCAAAGTTGAGCGTGTCCATGATGCTGTTGTGAACATCTCCTTTTCAGAG atggAATTACCCTCTGATCAGGTTCTCACTTTTCCAAAGTCTTCAACGGGTCTAAGGAGAGCAAAGAGAGGATGGGTTATTCCTCCTTTCCATGTACCTGAGCATAGCAGAGGTCCTTTCCCAATGAAGCTGGTCCAG ATAAAGTCAGACTATGCCCTGGAAACTCAAATGGTATACACAATCACGGGTGAAGGAGCAGATCAGGACCCAAAGGGGATTTTCACTGTTGAAAGATTATCAGGGAATCTTTTTGTGACTCAGCCACTTGACAGAGAAAAAAAAGCTTCATACAAA CTTATAGCTCATGCTAAAGCACGTGATGTGGGTGGTATAGAAGAAAAACCAATGGATATTGTCGTCAATGTGATCGACCAAAATGATAATAAGCCGGTGTTCACTCAAAACCCTTTTAATGGACATGTTCATGAAGCTGCTGCAAAAG ATTATGAGTTTATGACTGTCACAGCCACTGATGCAGATGACCCTGATACGCACAATGGTATAGTCAACTATGCAATTATCAGCCAGGATCCACCGCTTCCaaaatcaaacatgtttgatatcaaTGTTTTATCTGGAACCATTCGTGTGCGAGAAACAGGCATGGACAGAGAG CAATGGCCTAGATATACTTTGTTAATTGTGGCTGCTGACATGGAAGGAAATGGTTTGTCAACCACTGGCACAGCTGTTATTACGATTACTGACAGCAATGATAGCCCTCCTCAGTTTGAACAAACCTCG TACGTCGCATCCGTCCCAGAGAATAGGGTAGGGGCTGTAGTAGCAAAACTTACAGTAACTGATGGAGATGAAGTAGGATCCCCTGCCTGGTCAACCAAGTATCGGATTATTAGTGGTGACAAGGGTGGGTTTTTCAATGTCAGTACTGGACCCAGCCAGCTGGAGGGTATCATCACCACTGTAAAG CCCCTGGACTTTGAGAAGACCAAGCAATACATTCTGTCTGTGATTGTTGAGAACGATGATCCTTTTGTCAGTTCTTTGCCCACTTCCACTGCCACAGTCACAGTCGATGTACAAGATGTAAATGAACCTCCCGAGTTCAATCCAAAGGAGAAGGTTATTTTCAAACCTGAAGATGTGGCAGTCGACACTGAATTGGTTATTTATACAGCCACTGATCCAGACACTGGAAAAACACAGAAGATAAC gtATAGAATGGGTGATGATCCTGCTGGTTGGCTAAGTGTGGCTCCAGATACTGGAGTAATTAAAGTCAGAAACCTTATGGATAGAGAATCTGCCTATGTCAAAGGCGGCAAATACAGAGCTATTGTTTTGGCCGTAGATGATGATG CAGCATCTCCTGCGACCGGCACAGGAACCCTGCTAATTGAACTGGAGAATGTAAATGACAACCCACCTGTTATTAATGAAAGAAGTATACAAATTTGCAATCGTGGATCAGCGCCGGTTCTTCTCTCTATAACGGACAAAGACGGACCTCCTTTTGCTGCACCCTTTAGCGTTGAAACCCAAGGAGAAACTAGTAAAAACTGGTCCACCTCGATGAATGACACAT CAACTGGTGTTTATCTTCAACTCAAGACTCAGTTGGAGCAGGGGGAATACAATGTAGTCCTGAGAGTTTATGATCAACATAGACTGTATCAGGACAGCTCCATTCACGCATCTGTGTGTGAGTGCACAGGAGAAGAAGTCCACTGTATTAACAAAGTGGCAGCAGGAATACCACTGTCTGGAGTTCTTGGGATCCTGGGAGGAATCTTGGCTCTGCTGT TGCTCCTCCTTCTACTGCTATTGTTCATGAGGAAGAAGCGCGGTACCAAAAAAGAACCCCTCCTTCCTGAGGATGATATAAGAGACAACATCTACTATTATGATGAGGAAGGTGGTGGAGAGGACGATCAG GATTATGATTTGAGTGTCTTGCATCGTGGCCTGGACAACAGACCTGAAGTTTTCAGAAATGATGTGGCGCCCACTTTCCTGGCAGCACCTCAGTATAGACCACGACCAGCCAACCCTGAGGAGATTGGGACATTCATTGATGAT AATCTGAAGGCTGCGGATAACGACCCCACAGCACCCCCATACGACTCCCTCCTGGTGTTTGACTATGAAGGAGGAGGCTCAGATGCAGGTTCACTCAGCTCCCTCAACTCTTCCAGCTCAGGACACGACCAAGACTATGACTTCCTCAATGAGTGGGGCCCACGCTTTAAGAAGCTGGCAGACATGTATGGAGGAGGAGAGGATTAa
- the LOC141330918 gene encoding B-cadherin-like isoform X2: MACVKILRLGVIVFLCQVLSCGYAEESTCAPGFESELFVFKVHRDHLHRGKRLGRVTFNNCDGRTRTLFESVDKRFDVNTDGTVTLKRQVTLHEGHKVFSVQAWDSNGKKYTASVKVERVHDAVVNISFSEMELPSDQVLTFPKSSTGLRRAKRGWVIPPFHVPEHSRGPFPMKLVQIKSDYALETQMVYTITGEGADQDPKGIFTVERLSGNLFVTQPLDREKKASYKLIAHAKARDVGGIEEKPMDIVVNVIDQNDNKPVFTQNPFNGHVHEAAAKDYEFMTVTATDADDPDTHNGIVNYAIISQDPPLPKSNMFDINVLSGTIRVRETGMDREQWPRYTLLIVAADMEGNGLSTTGTAVITITDSNDSPPQFEQTSYVASVPENRVGAVVAKLTVTDGDEVGSPAWSTKYRIISGDKGGFFNVSTGPSQLEGIITTVKPLDFEKTKQYILSVIVENDDPFVSSLPTSTATVTVDVQDVNEPPEFNPKEKVIFKPEDVAVDTELVIYTATDPDTGKTQKITYRMGDDPAGWLSVAPDTGVIKVRNLMDRESAYVKGGKYRAIVLAVDDDASPATGTGTLLIELENVNDNPPVINERSIQICNRGSAPVLLSITDKDGPPFAAPFSVETQGETSKNWSTSMNDTSTGVYLQLKTQLEQGEYNVVLRVYDQHRLYQDSSIHASVCECTGEEVHCINKVAAGIPLSGVLGILGGILALLLLLLLLLLFMRKKRGTKKEPLLPEDDIRDNIYYYDEEGGGEDDQDYDLSVLHRGLDNRPEVFRNDVAPTFLAAPQYRPRPANPEEIGTFIDDNLKAADNDPTAPPYDSLLVFDYEGGGSDAGSLSSLNSSSSGHDQDYDFLNEWGPRFKKLADMYGGGED; this comes from the exons ATGGCGTGTGTAAAGATTTTGCGATTAGGAGTTATCGTTTTTCTTTGTCag GTATTGTCGTGTGGATATGCGGAGGAGTCAACATGTGCACCTGGGTTTGAGTCGGAGTTATTCGTTTTTAAAGTGCACAGAGATCACCTTCACAGGGGGAAAAGACTAGGAAGAG TTACTTTCAATAACTGTGATGGAAGAACAAGAACGCTCTTTGAGTCCGTTGACAAGCGGTTTGATGTGAACACGGATGGGACTGTAACACTAAAGAGACAAGTGACTCTTCATGAAGGTCACAAAGTGTTTTCTGTGCAAGCTTGGGACTCCAATGGCAAGAAGTACACTGCATCTGTCAAAGTTGAGCGTGTCCATGATGCTGTTGTGAACATCTCCTTTTCAGAG atggAATTACCCTCTGATCAGGTTCTCACTTTTCCAAAGTCTTCAACGGGTCTAAGGAGAGCAAAGAGAGGATGGGTTATTCCTCCTTTCCATGTACCTGAGCATAGCAGAGGTCCTTTCCCAATGAAGCTGGTCCAG ATAAAGTCAGACTATGCCCTGGAAACTCAAATGGTATACACAATCACGGGTGAAGGAGCAGATCAGGACCCAAAGGGGATTTTCACTGTTGAAAGATTATCAGGGAATCTTTTTGTGACTCAGCCACTTGACAGAGAAAAAAAAGCTTCATACAAA CTTATAGCTCATGCTAAAGCACGTGATGTGGGTGGTATAGAAGAAAAACCAATGGATATTGTCGTCAATGTGATCGACCAAAATGATAATAAGCCGGTGTTCACTCAAAACCCTTTTAATGGACATGTTCATGAAGCTGCTGCAAAAG ATTATGAGTTTATGACTGTCACAGCCACTGATGCAGATGACCCTGATACGCACAATGGTATAGTCAACTATGCAATTATCAGCCAGGATCCACCGCTTCCaaaatcaaacatgtttgatatcaaTGTTTTATCTGGAACCATTCGTGTGCGAGAAACAGGCATGGACAGAGAG CAATGGCCTAGATATACTTTGTTAATTGTGGCTGCTGACATGGAAGGAAATGGTTTGTCAACCACTGGCACAGCTGTTATTACGATTACTGACAGCAATGATAGCCCTCCTCAGTTTGAACAAACCTCG TACGTCGCATCCGTCCCAGAGAATAGGGTAGGGGCTGTAGTAGCAAAACTTACAGTAACTGATGGAGATGAAGTAGGATCCCCTGCCTGGTCAACCAAGTATCGGATTATTAGTGGTGACAAGGGTGGGTTTTTCAATGTCAGTACTGGACCCAGCCAGCTGGAGGGTATCATCACCACTGTAAAG CCCCTGGACTTTGAGAAGACCAAGCAATACATTCTGTCTGTGATTGTTGAGAACGATGATCCTTTTGTCAGTTCTTTGCCCACTTCCACTGCCACAGTCACAGTCGATGTACAAGATGTAAATGAACCTCCCGAGTTCAATCCAAAGGAGAAGGTTATTTTCAAACCTGAAGATGTGGCAGTCGACACTGAATTGGTTATTTATACAGCCACTGATCCAGACACTGGAAAAACACAGAAGATAAC gtATAGAATGGGTGATGATCCTGCTGGTTGGCTAAGTGTGGCTCCAGATACTGGAGTAATTAAAGTCAGAAACCTTATGGATAGAGAATCTGCCTATGTCAAAGGCGGCAAATACAGAGCTATTGTTTTGGCCGTAGATGATGATG CATCTCCTGCGACCGGCACAGGAACCCTGCTAATTGAACTGGAGAATGTAAATGACAACCCACCTGTTATTAATGAAAGAAGTATACAAATTTGCAATCGTGGATCAGCGCCGGTTCTTCTCTCTATAACGGACAAAGACGGACCTCCTTTTGCTGCACCCTTTAGCGTTGAAACCCAAGGAGAAACTAGTAAAAACTGGTCCACCTCGATGAATGACACAT CAACTGGTGTTTATCTTCAACTCAAGACTCAGTTGGAGCAGGGGGAATACAATGTAGTCCTGAGAGTTTATGATCAACATAGACTGTATCAGGACAGCTCCATTCACGCATCTGTGTGTGAGTGCACAGGAGAAGAAGTCCACTGTATTAACAAAGTGGCAGCAGGAATACCACTGTCTGGAGTTCTTGGGATCCTGGGAGGAATCTTGGCTCTGCTGT TGCTCCTCCTTCTACTGCTATTGTTCATGAGGAAGAAGCGCGGTACCAAAAAAGAACCCCTCCTTCCTGAGGATGATATAAGAGACAACATCTACTATTATGATGAGGAAGGTGGTGGAGAGGACGATCAG GATTATGATTTGAGTGTCTTGCATCGTGGCCTGGACAACAGACCTGAAGTTTTCAGAAATGATGTGGCGCCCACTTTCCTGGCAGCACCTCAGTATAGACCACGACCAGCCAACCCTGAGGAGATTGGGACATTCATTGATGAT AATCTGAAGGCTGCGGATAACGACCCCACAGCACCCCCATACGACTCCCTCCTGGTGTTTGACTATGAAGGAGGAGGCTCAGATGCAGGTTCACTCAGCTCCCTCAACTCTTCCAGCTCAGGACACGACCAAGACTATGACTTCCTCAATGAGTGGGGCCCACGCTTTAAGAAGCTGGCAGACATGTATGGAGGAGGAGAGGATTAa
- the snai3 gene encoding zinc finger protein SNAI3 — translation MPRSFLVKKHLTNKKPDYGVLDSKKHDVIHIESSSSKLKILHPHETLFPAPCLGNPALSSHLQMNPISSGIYVPPQHPSLPMDGAILGITYPLPVPSSPLRDMPPALPIMECTKPQSFQLSQRDLQDSVPVSPIGLSTTGNGQERRDECFDCQKAFLTLSSLANQRQIHCQWQCQKHFSCKYCDKEYVSLGALKMHIRTHTLPCVCKLCGKAFSRPWLLQGHIRTHTGEKPFSCPHCSRAFADRSNLRAHLQTHSEIKKYQCRSCFKTFSRISLLTKHEEARCCPMS, via the exons ATGCCAAGGTCTTTCTTGGTGAAGAAACACCTCACTAACAAGAAGCCTGACTATGGTGTGTTGGATTCAAAAAAACACG ACGTGATTCATATTGAATCTTCAAGCTCCAAACTCAAAATACTGCATCCCCATGAGACTCTGTTTCCTGCACCATGTCTTGGGAACCCAGCATTGAGCTCCCATCTGCAGATGAACCCCATCAGTTCAGGGATCTATGTGCCTCCACAGCACCCAAGCCTGCCCATGGACGGCGCAATACTGGGTATCACTTATCCCTTACCTGTACCGTCCAGTCCCCTTCGAGACATGCCGCCTGCGCTGCCAATAATGGAGTGTACAAAACCACAGTCATTTCAACTTTCGCAGAGAGACCTACAAGACAGTGTCCCTGTGTCGCCTATAGGACTGAGCACCACTGGCAACGGTCAGGAGCGCAGAGATGAATGCTTTGACTGCCAGAAAGCTTTCTTAACCTTATCTAGTCTGGCCAACCAGAGGCAAATTCACTGTCAGTGGCAATGCCAGAAGCACTTTAGCTGCAAGTATTGTGACAAGGAGTATGTGAGTCTAGGGGCACTGAAGATGCACATTAGGACACACACGCTGCCATGTGTGTGTAAACTCTGTGGAAAAGCCTTTTCCAGGCCCTGGCTACTTCAGGGACACATTCGCACACACACAG GTGAAAAGCCGTTCTCCTGCCCCCACTGCAGCCGTGCATTCGCTGACCGCTCAAACCTCCGGGCACATTTACAAACCCACTCTGAGATCAAGAAATACCAGTGCCGAAGCTGCTTTAAAACCTTCTCCAGAATATCACTCCTGACAAAGCATGAAGAAGCCAGGTGCTGCCCCATGTCCTAA